Within the Solibacillus silvestris genome, the region GCTTAAACCTAAGTTGTTCATAAAGTTATTGATTGGACCCATGAAGCCAGAGATAATATCGGCTCGCATCGCTGAACCGCGCAATCGCTCATTGGCTTCTTTGAACTCAGCAAGCGTTGATTTTTCCTGACCGAAAAGCGTAATAATATCCGCGTTCGAAATGGTTTCTTCAATATAACCATTTAAATTGCCCAGATCCCGTTGACGTGCCTTGTAGTTCACGCTGCTTCGTTTAATAATCTGCTTTGTCGCATAAACGATGAGTGGAATAATAATGAGCGTTACTAGTGCTAATCGCCAATCTAAATAAAAGAGTGCAAAGGCCGTCCCGACAATCGTTAAAAAACTTGAAACAATTTGTATGACACTTTGGGACAATGCCGCATTTAAATTTTCGATATCATTGGTCATCCGGCTCATTAAATCGCCCTGCTGTTTTTTATCGTAAAATGCGAGCGGCAGTGACTGGTACTGCTCAAACAGGTGTTGACGCAACCGGCGAATGGTCTTCTGTGAAACACGAATCATGACAAATGTTTGAAGCCAAGTGAGTACGGACGATGCGATATAGACCCCTGCCAAAATAAGTGCCATGCGAATCGCCCCCGGCACATCGAGCTTCACAATATAATCATCAATCGTTTTCCCGATTAGAAATGGACCGACTAAACTTAACAGTGTACTAATAATAACGAAAATGACGACACTGATCAGCTCTACCTTTTGAACACGTAAATAGCTCCAAATCCGAAGCAGTGTTTCCTTTTGATTTTTTGGCTTCACAACTGGACCTGTAAAGCGCCCACCTGGATGCCTCATAGGTACAGGCGGTTCCCCTTGTTGTTTATTCACTTAAGGTCACCCCTTTTTCTGCCTGTGTTTTTGCCATTTCTTGATACAATATACTTTCCTGCAATAGTTGCTCATGTGTTCCTTGTGCAGCAATTTTCCCGTCGTCCATTACAAGTATTTGATCAGCATGACGAATAGAAGAGATTTTAGACGAAACAATCACTTTTGTAGCATCACTGAACTGTTCTTCAATCGCCCGTTGAATTGTTTTTTCAGAAATACTGTCAACCGCACTTGTCACATCATCCAAAATTAAAATACTCGGTTTCCGGATAAAGGATCTCGCCATTGCCAAACGCTGCTTTTGCCCACCGGACAAGTTTGTCGCCCCTTGTGTGAGCAAATGTTCTGTCCCTGCATCCAGTTTGTCGACAAATTCCTTTGCGTTTGCCGACTGTAATGCCTGTACAATGTCCTCTGACGTTGCATCGGATTTACCGTAGCGCAAGTTGTCGGCAATCGTTTTTGAGAACAATGTCGCTTTTTGCGGGGAAAAACCGATTGACTGGCGTAAATGTTCCAATGAATAGCTGCCAATTGGCACTCCGTCTATTTTTACGCTGCCACTGTCAGGATCAAACAGGCGTGGAATCATTTTAACTAATGTCGATTTCCCGCTTCCTGTCATTCCGATAATGCCGACTGTTTCTCCCGCATTCACGTGGAAGCTAATATTTTTCAATACGGATTCTGTTTCTTTTAAATAGGAGAAGCTTACATTTTCGAAACTAATACTTCCCTGAATTTGTTTTATCTCTGGTTTTAAAGGGCTCGTTAAATCTGTATTCTCTTCCAGCACTTCTACAATTCGCCCCGCGCTTGGTATTGCACGTGCCAACTGTACAAGTACCATTGATGAACTCATCAGCCCCTGCATTACCATCATTAAATAGTTGATAAAGGCAAGAATAACCCCTACTTGCAACGTGTTGTTATCCACTTTGATCGCACCCATCCAAAGTGCTGCTACAATACCTAAGTTCACGACAAACATCGTAAGGGGTGCCAGTACGCCTATAATTTGATCGGCTGCCATACTGCGTTTCATCAGCTGTGTATTCACTTCGGTAAACTGTTCAATTTGGTGATTTTTCCTGTTGTATGCCTTAATGACACGAATACCTGCCAAGTTTTCCTGAACTTTTGTGTTTACCATATCGACAACCTTCTGCACTTTATGAAAAAGCTTTCCTGAAAGTGCCGTAAAATAATACATGCAAAATGCCAAAATCGGAACCACGACCAATAAAATCGGAAATAGCTCTCGCGCTGTAATAAAGACAATGACAATGGCCCCGATAAACATCATTGGTCCACGGACAAATACTTTCAGTAACATCGTCAATGCCCGCTGTAGCATTTCCATATCACTCGTTAAATTTGTAACAAGCTTTCCGAGCGTAAATTTATCTTTACTGCTATTTGAAAAATATGTAATCGTTTCATATAAATCTTGCCGTAGATCGGTTGAAAAGTTTACGGCCGTCCGCGATGCATAAATGGAACACCCTATCCCGCCAATTAGACCGATTACGGATGTCGCTATCATTAAGCCAAACATTTTCACAATATATGACGTATCAGTTTGAGCGATCCCATCATCAATAATATGCTGTAATATTGTAGGTTGCAGCAAATCCATACTTACCTCAATAACCATCATTACAGGAGCGATGATCGCAAATAATATATATGGCTTAATATATTTTGAGAGTTTCCATACTGCTTGCATTAAACAAGTTCACTTCCTTATGTTGTGAAAAATTATTCCTCTTCTGTTGCTTGTGCTTCTTCCAACAATTCATTCAGCTGAAACAAGCCGACAAAATCATTCATAATTGCTTCAGTTGCTTTCAATTCCCCTGCAATAACAGGATGAATTGATTTCAATTCTGAAGACTCCAGTTGTTGTTTCAATGTTGAGCGCTTCATTTCGAGTTGACGGTAAAACTCCAATGCACGCCCGCGCCGGAATGTTTGTGCACCCTTAGAACGGCGACTACCGTGTTCTCCTTCGCCTCGATGTCTCCCTCTGGTTTCAGACCTCATATTTTTAACCCCATCCTTTTTGAATACTATTGTATACTAATGTATACAAAAATACTACTACTGCTAAAGTATTTAGGGAGAGTAATTTATTCAAATCCTTTTATTTTGTTTGTTCATTAAAAATCGTTACTATAAAAAAAACAGATTCATTAAAGGAGTACATCATGAAAAACGTGACGAGCGATATTATCCAATTTAGAGGATCCCATTATGAGTTCGGTGTTTATCAGGGAGAGCTCTTAAAAAATTCGCCTCTTTTTTATAATAGAGAAAAGCTTTATAAACAATTGGATGATAGGTTTTCTATAGATAAAATATATGTTAAACAACTTTTAGCCCGTTTCGGCCCAGGAATTGAAGAAGAAATCGAAGGCCTCGCTTATACACTTGGTTATAAGGAAGAACAGGCTTTACTTCATTATGGCGGATATTATGCAGCACACAAAAAAAGCGGCTGCTCTATTACGACAAACCCTTCTTATATGATCCGCAACTATGACAATGACCCCGAAAGCTATGATGGGCGTTTTGTATTATATGAACCAACTGACGGTGGCTATGCGACACTCGGACCTTCCATGCAAATTACAGGACGGATGGATGGGATGAATGAAAAAGGACTCGTCGTCGGTTATAACTTTGTAAATACGAAAAACAGGGCGGATGGCTTTGTATGCAATATGATCGGGCGTCTGTTACTGGAGCGTTGCGCAACTGTTGAAGAGGGGATTTCATTACTAAAAAATATTCCCCATAAACATTCATTTAATTATGTATTACTAGATGCGGAGCAAACGATGGCGGCAGTAGAAGCATCTCCGCGCAATGTAGCTGTTCGGGACGCAACAGCCTGCACGAATCACTTTAAAGTTCTGACAGAAGAAAACCGTTACCGAACAGAGGATTCATTAGCGCGCGAACATATTATTTCGAATGCCCAAGAAACTCCACTTACTTTTGAAAATGCGTTCAAATTAATGAATGGTATCGAAAATGGGGTCTTTGCGACAAAATACGGAGCATGGGATGGTACACTCCATACGGTTGGCTATTTACCAACTGAAGGTAAATGTATTATTGCTTTAGGTGGAGATGCATTGCCTATAGTTATCGATTTTAAATCGTGGCTAAGCGGAACTTATTTGCCTCTTTCGAAAATTAAAGGAAAACTTCATGCGACAAATGGCTTTGCGAATGAATAAAGAAAAAACCCTTTCTCGGAAAAATTCCAAGAAAGGGTTTTGTAATTTCGCAAAATAGTAATCGTAAAGATTAACGTTTTGAGAACTGAGGTGCACGACGAGCGCCGCGTAGACCTGGTTTTTTACGTTCTTTCATACGTGAATCACGAGTTAATAGACCCGCTGATTTTAAAGCTGGGCGGAAGTCTGGATCAACTTGTAATAATGCACGTGCGATACCGTGACGGATTGCTCCAGCTTGACCTGTGAATCCACCACCGTTTACGTTAACGTGAACGTCATATGAACCTTTAGTTTCTGTAGCTACTAATGGTTGGTTGATAATTAAGTGTAAAGTTTCGTATGGTAGGTAATCTGCAACATCACGGTTGTTGATTACTACTTTACCTTCGCCTGGTACTAAACGTACGCGAGCAGTTGAGCTTTTACGGCGACCTGTGCCGATGTATTGTACTTGTGCCAAAGTTATTTCCTCCTATTATAGTTTATTGATTAACCACGTAACTCGTAAGCTTCTGGTTTTTGTGCAGCATGTGGATGTTCAGAACCAGTGTAAACGTTCAATTTAGAGAACATTTGACGACCTAAAGAGTTCTTTGGAAGCATACCTTTAATTGCTAACTCAAGCATTTGAGTTGGGTATTTTTCCTTCATTTCACCAGCTGTACGTTGTTTTAAACCA harbors:
- a CDS encoding 30S ribosomal protein S9 codes for the protein MAQVQYIGTGRRKSSTARVRLVPGEGKVVINNRDVADYLPYETLHLIINQPLVATETKGSYDVHVNVNGGGFTGQAGAIRHGIARALLQVDPDFRPALKSAGLLTRDSRMKERKKPGLRGARRAPQFSKR
- a CDS encoding 2-keto-3-deoxygluconate kinase, translating into MRSETRGRHRGEGEHGSRRSKGAQTFRRGRALEFYRQLEMKRSTLKQQLESSELKSIHPVIAGELKATEAIMNDFVGLFQLNELLEEAQATEEE
- a CDS encoding choloylglycine hydrolase, producing MKNVTSDIIQFRGSHYEFGVYQGELLKNSPLFYNREKLYKQLDDRFSIDKIYVKQLLARFGPGIEEEIEGLAYTLGYKEEQALLHYGGYYAAHKKSGCSITTNPSYMIRNYDNDPESYDGRFVLYEPTDGGYATLGPSMQITGRMDGMNEKGLVVGYNFVNTKNRADGFVCNMIGRLLLERCATVEEGISLLKNIPHKHSFNYVLLDAEQTMAAVEASPRNVAVRDATACTNHFKVLTEENRYRTEDSLAREHIISNAQETPLTFENAFKLMNGIENGVFATKYGAWDGTLHTVGYLPTEGKCIIALGGDALPIVIDFKSWLSGTYLPLSKIKGKLHATNGFANE
- a CDS encoding multidrug ABC transporter ATP-binding protein → MQAVWKLSKYIKPYILFAIIAPVMMVIEVSMDLLQPTILQHIIDDGIAQTDTSYIVKMFGLMIATSVIGLIGGIGCSIYASRTAVNFSTDLRQDLYETITYFSNSSKDKFTLGKLVTNLTSDMEMLQRALTMLLKVFVRGPMMFIGAIVIVFITARELFPILLVVVPILAFCMYYFTALSGKLFHKVQKVVDMVNTKVQENLAGIRVIKAYNRKNHQIEQFTEVNTQLMKRSMAADQIIGVLAPLTMFVVNLGIVAALWMGAIKVDNNTLQVGVILAFINYLMMVMQGLMSSSMVLVQLARAIPSAGRIVEVLEENTDLTSPLKPEIKQIQGSISFENVSFSYLKETESVLKNISFHVNAGETVGIIGMTGSGKSTLVKMIPRLFDPDSGSVKIDGVPIGSYSLEHLRQSIGFSPQKATLFSKTIADNLRYGKSDATSEDIVQALQSANAKEFVDKLDAGTEHLLTQGATNLSGGQKQRLAMARSFIRKPSILILDDVTSAVDSISEKTIQRAIEEQFSDATKVIVSSKISSIRHADQILVMDDGKIAAQGTHEQLLQESILYQEMAKTQAEKGVTLSE